One Methylosarcina fibrata AML-C10 DNA segment encodes these proteins:
- a CDS encoding TonB-dependent siderophore receptor, protein MIDNNQQQKKLSLQLNNGTSFFFENTGPLIRPALNNKCLTLMAAIAACVAPPSVKIAVAAETQAAATIQFDIPAQDLAQALGAFTLQSRLHILYEGAIAQGLRSAPLKGSYRPQEALRRLLIGTQLRADFVDERTVTLARKAASATDADGANAETLPAMRVTAGVVFDPNDPYNTEYTIQNSSTATKTDTPIMETPVNIQVVPRAVMDDQQTIRLQDATKNVSGVQRNFTFGNGYESFTIRGFSSGSNFYRNGVRMFAQSSETAHLNQLEILKGPAAMLFGRVEPGGLVNLVTKKPLDQAYYSLQQQFGSYDFYRTTVDATGPITNDKSLLYRFNLAYLGTNSFRDIVFDDRIFLAPSLTWRLSDATEVNLNFEYKNEDTVDDSGIPAIGNRPASIPLSRFLGEPWENYHVETKLIDFNWTHKFNDHWKFQNGFVWNDLTYNWREHYSTSLQTNNQTLDRSPWLVDSDRESHTVYANLTGDFDTFGLHHKVLLGGDYFSLQADKAQGVDSDPSSTIDIFNPVYGTANLNSLDTMRKNAPNFFYTNNEEWYGVYFQDQIKFLGDKIHILGGGRYDWASASSSYSTVSFANPANTNNEHFSPRVGLLYRPWQWLSLYGNFTESLGSNNSGRSRTGQPFNPQIATQYEAGVKTELFDGRLTSSIAYYYLTKQNVLTPDPVNSQFSVALGEARSQGIEFDMKGQVSDSISLIGTYAYTDARITKSNDNNLGNRLLNVPEHSGSVWGKYDFVNTPLQGLSFGAGVYLASEREGDTANSFQLPGYVRVDAMAAYSMNVMGTKLTTQLNVNNLLDKRYFASSSNSASILPADPLTVIGSVRLEY, encoded by the coding sequence ATGATCGATAATAATCAACAACAAAAAAAACTTTCGTTACAGCTAAACAACGGCACCTCGTTTTTTTTCGAAAATACTGGTCCCTTAATACGTCCGGCTTTAAACAATAAATGCCTTACTTTGATGGCTGCTATTGCTGCTTGTGTTGCGCCGCCGTCGGTGAAAATAGCCGTGGCCGCGGAGACCCAGGCTGCGGCAACGATCCAGTTCGACATACCGGCGCAAGATCTGGCGCAAGCTCTGGGCGCATTTACCTTGCAGAGTCGTCTGCACATCCTGTATGAAGGCGCGATCGCACAAGGGTTGCGCAGTGCGCCGCTGAAAGGTAGCTACCGGCCGCAGGAAGCGCTGCGAAGATTATTGATCGGCACGCAGCTTAGGGCCGACTTTGTCGACGAACGGACGGTGACTTTGGCACGTAAAGCCGCATCCGCTACCGATGCCGACGGTGCCAATGCCGAGACCTTGCCGGCAATGCGTGTCACGGCCGGCGTCGTGTTCGACCCGAACGATCCCTACAATACCGAATACACCATTCAAAATTCCAGCACGGCGACCAAGACCGACACGCCGATAATGGAAACGCCAGTCAATATTCAGGTGGTTCCTAGAGCCGTAATGGACGACCAGCAGACAATACGGCTCCAAGACGCAACCAAAAATGTAAGTGGCGTCCAACGGAATTTTACCTTCGGAAATGGTTATGAATCTTTCACAATCCGCGGGTTTTCATCGGGCTCCAACTTTTATCGAAACGGTGTCCGGATGTTCGCGCAATCCAGCGAAACCGCTCATTTGAACCAGCTTGAAATATTGAAGGGCCCTGCAGCTATGTTGTTCGGGCGTGTTGAACCCGGTGGTCTGGTCAATTTGGTCACTAAAAAACCGCTGGATCAAGCTTATTATTCCTTGCAGCAACAATTCGGTTCCTATGATTTCTATAGGACTACAGTGGATGCCACCGGACCCATAACCAACGATAAATCCTTGCTCTATCGGTTCAATCTAGCTTATCTCGGCACGAATTCTTTTCGGGACATCGTGTTTGACGACCGCATTTTTCTTGCCCCAAGTTTGACTTGGCGTCTTAGCGATGCGACAGAAGTCAATCTGAATTTCGAATACAAAAATGAAGATACCGTCGATGACTCTGGCATACCCGCCATCGGTAACCGGCCTGCCTCCATTCCCTTAAGCCGATTTTTAGGAGAACCTTGGGAAAATTATCACGTCGAAACCAAACTAATCGACTTCAATTGGACACATAAATTCAACGATCATTGGAAATTTCAAAATGGTTTTGTTTGGAATGACCTGACTTATAACTGGCGGGAACATTATTCCACTTCTTTACAGACAAATAATCAAACGCTTGACCGATCTCCTTGGTTAGTCGATTCCGATAGGGAATCTCATACCGTTTATGCAAACCTTACCGGAGACTTTGACACTTTCGGATTGCATCATAAGGTGTTGCTGGGCGGCGATTATTTTTCTCTGCAAGCTGATAAAGCACAAGGTGTCGATAGCGATCCTTCATCAACTATCGATATTTTTAACCCCGTTTACGGTACGGCCAACCTTAACAGTCTCGACACCATGCGAAAAAATGCACCGAATTTCTTTTATACCAATAATGAGGAATGGTATGGCGTTTACTTTCAGGATCAAATTAAATTTTTGGGAGATAAAATCCATATCCTGGGCGGCGGGCGTTACGATTGGGCCAGTGCCTCTTCAAGCTATTCAACGGTTTCCTTCGCTAACCCCGCAAACACTAATAATGAGCACTTTAGCCCTCGTGTCGGTTTGTTATATCGCCCTTGGCAATGGTTATCTCTATACGGTAACTTCACCGAGTCTTTGGGTAGTAATAATAGCGGACGTTCACGAACAGGACAGCCTTTTAACCCGCAAATCGCTACCCAGTACGAAGCCGGTGTGAAAACCGAATTGTTCGATGGTCGCCTTACGTCGAGCATTGCCTATTATTACCTGACAAAACAAAACGTCCTGACTCCCGACCCCGTAAATTCCCAATTCAGCGTAGCGCTTGGCGAAGCGAGAAGCCAGGGCATCGAATTTGACATGAAAGGACAGGTATCTGATTCAATCAGCCTGATTGGAACGTATGCCTACACAGACGCAAGAATCACTAAAAGCAACGACAACAATCTGGGAAACCGCTTGCTGAATGTACCCGAACATTCCGGCAGCGTTTGGGGCAAATATGATTTTGTGAACACGCCATTGCAGGGGTTGAGTTTTGGAGCTGGCGTTTACCTGGCGTCAGAACGAGAAGGGGATACTGCAAACTCCTTCCAGTTGCCGGGCTATGTGCGAGTTGATGCGATGGCTGCTTATTCGATGAATGTGATGGGTACCAAGCTAACAACCCAGCTAAACGTCAATAACCTGCTTGATAAAAGATATTTCGCATCCAGCTCAAACAGTGCATCGATATTACCAGCCGACCCGTTAACGGTAATCGGATCGGTGAGATTGGAATATTGA
- a CDS encoding PepSY-associated TM helix domain-containing protein — MNYLANNLATKSNRLERLKSRRKLWLQVHLWLGLFVGGMLVIISLTGSVLVFWQEIDEWLNRDLMRVEIPKDDRVSYRPLSEIEASVKSSLPEDAKPGYGYHYPRHERGVFVYWYALPGQNQNATHTLFINPYTAEVTGDRVFYSSESPFRHRFIGFIFKLHYGLLLKDTGITLVGILAALSLVSLLSGLIVWWPLTGKWAQAFTVKRRASVERLNFDLHKTFGIYSMPVLGTVLLSGVYFNLPQQFDWLVKQASPETRVRDTPPPQSSMIPGIAPIGLERAVTIAEAAFPGGRWHLLKPPDGKHGVYALTRIDVPDLSWFWSERTVTVDQYSGKILQVRAPDVRRSPGESFLDWQWPLHSGQAFGWCGRILVFLSGLACPVLFITGFVRWRQKKRAERRHSNKFVPVLYRETQLEKKTL, encoded by the coding sequence ATGAATTATTTAGCAAACAATTTGGCGACCAAATCGAACCGTCTGGAGCGATTGAAAAGCCGCCGCAAGCTGTGGTTGCAGGTCCATCTATGGTTGGGTCTGTTTGTCGGTGGGATGCTGGTGATAATTAGTCTCACCGGTAGCGTCCTCGTATTCTGGCAGGAAATCGACGAATGGCTGAACCGGGATTTGATGCGGGTCGAAATACCCAAAGACGATCGGGTCTCCTACCGCCCTCTCTCGGAAATCGAAGCGTCCGTCAAATCCTCGTTGCCGGAGGACGCCAAACCGGGCTATGGCTACCATTATCCCCGTCACGAACGCGGGGTATTCGTCTACTGGTACGCGCTACCCGGCCAGAACCAAAACGCGACCCACACCCTATTCATCAATCCGTATACCGCGGAAGTCACGGGCGACCGGGTTTTCTACTCATCGGAAAGCCCGTTCCGACACCGTTTCATCGGTTTTATTTTCAAGCTGCATTACGGGCTGCTGCTGAAGGATACAGGAATTACCTTGGTCGGCATCCTAGCGGCGCTGTCGCTGGTTTCCCTGCTGAGCGGGCTGATCGTGTGGTGGCCCTTGACCGGGAAATGGGCACAGGCTTTCACTGTCAAGCGCCGGGCGAGCGTCGAACGGCTCAATTTCGACCTGCATAAAACCTTCGGCATTTATTCGATGCCGGTATTGGGTACGGTCTTGCTGTCCGGCGTTTATTTCAACCTGCCCCAGCAGTTCGACTGGCTGGTGAAGCAGGCTTCGCCGGAAACTCGGGTCCGGGATACGCCGCCGCCGCAATCCTCTATGATTCCGGGAATCGCTCCCATAGGCCTGGAGCGGGCCGTGACAATCGCCGAAGCCGCGTTTCCGGGCGGGCGCTGGCATTTGCTGAAACCCCCGGACGGCAAGCACGGTGTATACGCCCTGACGCGCATTGATGTGCCGGACCTGAGTTGGTTCTGGTCGGAGCGCACCGTTACTGTGGATCAGTACTCGGGGAAAATTCTGCAAGTGAGGGCACCCGATGTGCGCCGCAGCCCCGGCGAATCCTTCCTCGACTGGCAATGGCCGCTGCATTCCGGCCAGGCCTTCGGCTGGTGCGGCCGTATTCTGGTTTTTCTGTCCGGTTTGGCTTGTCCGGTGTTGTTCATCACCGGATTCGTTCGCTGGCGGCAGAAGAAGCGGGCGGAACGCCGCCACAGCAACAAGTTCGTCCCGGTTTTATACCGCGAAACCCAACTGGAGAAGAAAACCCTATGA